Genomic segment of Panicum virgatum strain AP13 chromosome 2K, P.virgatum_v5, whole genome shotgun sequence:
tggcggcgcgcggagtGGTGGGGGGTTTGCTGTgctcccgcgcccgcgccgccgctttcCTGGGCCCCGCGCCGCGACCGCGCGACTCCGTGTTGACCGTTGCGCTGAGCTCGCTCTGCTTTTGTTTTTCAGAGAGAGGTCGCTGTCGGTCGCCATCCCGCGCCCCGCCTGCGCCAAACCCGCGGGTTCCTGGACCACACGCCGCGGAGGATCGCCTCAGGTTGGTTCCGTTTCGCCGCCCCGTCAACTGATTTCAACTGGGCCGCGGAGATTttagggggagggggggggggggggtggtctGGGTAGCTTGGTACATTCTTCGCTTGGCTGTGGTTTTGGTTGAATTTGTTGGTTGGGGTGTGGGGAGGTAGTCTGAGTTTCGCGGTATGGTTGCACTGGTGCTGCAATTTCTGTGAAGTGCTGGCATGGCTGAGATGTTCATCGGTTTGCCTGACCCCAGTTTTCCATTGTTGCAGGTTGGAGTGACTGGATTTGGTAGGATAACTCACTAACTCAGCAATACCGAAGCTTTTGTTGGTGTTCTGTGAGGGCATGCCGCGGACTAGAAGTGAGGGGTTAGGGTTTGGTGTGTGATACTGGCTCCTGTTTCCGCGGAAGGGGCAAGGAGCGCCTTTTGCCGTTTCTTCCAGGGAGGATCTGAATCTCCTATCCGTGTTGATTCGGCGGGTGGCGTCAGCTGTTCCGGTCTGGGTGGTAGTATGATGAAGCAGATATTTGGGCGGCGCAAGGCGTCCAAAACTGCAGATAAGGAGTCGGTTGGTGGGAGGAGGCATGCGGCGTTGAACCAGCAGTCGGGTTCTGGAGTTGCCGACCTGAGTGGCCAGCAGCAAGTTTTGTCGGGTACTGGGCATGCCTATGGTAGTGGAAACCGTGCGGGGTTCCAGGAGTCGAGGATAAATGAtgctttgttctcttcttacttCCGACCGTTGCCGAGCATTAAGGATGTGCCAAATACGGAGAAACAGAACCTGCTCATCGTAAAGTTGAACATGTGCTGCACCCTGTTTGACTTTTCGGACCCGACAAGGAACATAAAGGAGAAGAAGATAAAGGTGGAAACATTGATGGAGATACTCGATTATGTTAGAACAGCTAACACAAAGTTCCCTGAGATTGTTGTGGAGGGAATCACAAAAATGATTTCAGCAAACTTGTTCAGGACACTGGTTGTCCCACCCAGGGAGAAAAAGGTGCTCCAAGCTTTTGATTTAGAAGAGGATGAACCATTGATGGACCCTGCATGGCCACACTTGCATATTGTGTATGAGTTGCTCTTGAATTTTGTTCAATCTGCAGAAACTGATGCTAAATTGGCTAAACGATATGTTGACCATTCCTTTATTCTAAGGCTGCTTGAGCTCTTTGATTCTGTGGACCTTAGGGAGAGGGACTGCCTTAAGATGGTACTTCACCGTATCTATGGGAAGTTCATGGTGTATCGGCCATTTATCCGGAAGGCTATCAATAATGTATTCTACCAGTTCATATATGAAACTGAAAAGCACAATGGAATAGCAGAGCTCTTGGAAATTTTAGGAAGCATCATCAATGGATTTGCTTTGCCACTCAAGGAAGAGCACAAACTGTTCCTTGTAAGGACCTTAATTCCACTTCACAAGGCAAGGTGCATTTCAATGTACCACCGGCAGCTGTCTTACTGCATTACACAGTTTGTTGAAAAAGATGGCAAGCTTGTGGATACTATTATTAGGGGCATCATAAAATATTGGCCTGTCACAAACAGCCCAAAAGAAGTACTCTTCTTGGGCGAGTTGGAAGAGATACTAGAAGCAACACAACCTAGCGAGTTTCAAAAATGTATGGTTCCTGTTTTCTGCCAAGTTGCTCGCTGCTTTAACAGCTCTCACTTCCAGGTAAATATCATTCACCTTATCCTTGATGATTATTCCCTCTATGCAGCTTTATTGCCTGTTTCTCCTATGGTTGAATTGTTGGCTTGTTGTGTACTCTTACCTCATCAGAATTGGATTAGATATCGTCTGAAACAATCATCATATTTTGCTTGGCTAAATGTTAGTTCCATGTTAGTTTGTTATAACAGTATTACATCGTTTTCACCAACAAttcaaataacaaatttcagcTGTTTCATCTATTTATTCGCAATTTGCTTCTTAGCATTAGCATTTAAaatgtgtttgcttgtatgtgcaGTGCATATCATCAACCTCATATTTGTCTGTTTGTTTGGTATTTGTTTTCTAGAGCCGTAAATGAAAATTTGAATTGAGAAAACATAGTTTCTTTTTGTAGACATCTTGAATTCCTAAGTTTCCGACAGCGGAATGCAGGGCCCATTCAGCTTGTGCCATTTTGAATTAATTTATGTTGGTCTAGTCAGTTTGTTCCTCACAGAACAATGTCCTTTCTATCTTCATGGATTTGAACTTAGTTACATTTTTCTaagatttaaataaataatGTTGGATTACTTAATCTCCACTTGTGTTAGGTAACCATTCCTTGGTCCAGAATCCTGTTAAGTACATTTGGAGTGAAATCAGATGGTTTTTTTAAAGATCGTTCTAGCTGCTTCATGGGATTTCCCAACCCATCGTTCGGCATGCACTCATGTCATTCTATTTCCTCCTTAAAGATGGGTTTTCCAACATTTTAGTGGCATGACGGCTACAGGGCTGGCCCAAATATGAGGCTTAGCGTAGGAAACAAAGAAGCTTCAATTTTATGATGCTTGCTGCTTCCTTAATTATTTCACAAATTTTCTACTGGTCCTCACTATCTCACAAAAAAGCATAAAATAAAAGATTTTAGCCCCCCCTTCATTTTTCTGCTTTGCCTTTGCTACTGAAAGCTAGAGGAAGCGTGCAGCCTGTCGTGAGCATGTGCCACAAAGCATGTTGTATTCCTATAATAAATTTTTGGAGCTCAGGAATAAACTTTTGCAAGATCTGTGAATAAACCCAGTGACACATAACTCAAATGTTCTTCTTTTCTTGGTGTGAACTGTGCGCTCTATATGAGATCCCTTTATTCTCTGCAGTATCATGATAAAGCATTGATCTATTGAAGAGTACGAACAAAATTACACAGATGGGACCTAGTTCTATATGTTGCacgcaggggcggagctaggaTTGAAATGACCCTGGTGCACTCTATTGCATAAACAAAACTGATATAATTTACATGGTAAAAATTGAGTCAACTGCTAGGAATTTATTTTTCATCATGGTGCACGTGCACCAGGGAAAGTGAATGTGGCTTCGCCCCTGGTTGCACGTCTACCTGGAAGTTTCTAGATCTGTTTTTGGGAAGTGCATCAATGCAGCATATCTAGTCATTAACAGTAAATTGTAACTCATTCTGGTTTTGTATAATTTTTATTAAAAACATTACTTGCGTGTGCTGCAATATTTAGaagttttaattgttttattgTATCCTCTCTGAGCATTCTAGGATGTCGTTCTTTATCATTTATATTTGACTCTATAATGGGCTAATGGCAAGTTTAAGAAAAGATGGTTAATTTTGTTAGATCCAAAGTTGTGCTATTTATAGGGTACTGCTTGAGTTTTAGTTTTATATGTATGAGGTGGGAGAACAACAATGAattgaagtttttttttgaaaaccatGTATACCAAATTTGAATGGTTACTGTTGACTGAGGTGTGTACTTGTGAATATAGTCAGCCCTCCAGGATTGGTAATTTATATTCATATGGAAACATGATTTATTTTTACACATTAGTCTATACTATAAATACTCATTGCTATAATTTTATGTGTACTTGTGCAATACAGGGAAAATGCTGCTTGACCTTGATACTCAATATTTATGTAGTCTTTACCATTCTGTTTTGTTTCTTCTATGGTAATtgcatatttatatatatatattgtaatGTGCTTATACTTTATTTAGGTTGCTGAGAGAGCATTGTTTTTGTGgaacaatgatcgcgtggagaGTTTGATTAGGCAAAACAGTAAGGTGATCCTTCCTATCATCTTACCTGCCTTGGAGAAAAATATAAATGGGCACTGGAACCCGGCCGTGCAGAGCCTCAGTCTGAACGTGCAAAAGTTGTTCTCCGATCGCGAGCCTGAGCTGTTTGCTGAATGTGTGCTGAAATATGAGGAAGACAAAGTCAGAGAGGAGGAGCTTAAGCTGAAGCAGGTGGCGGCATGGAAACGTCTAGATGAGATTGCATCCTCCAAAGTCACAAGTGGCGAGGCTGTCCTTGTCTCTCCACCCTTGCCCCGCCAACCTTCAGGCTTGTAGGAACTTTTAAAGGGTAAGCATGCTGGTTGTCATGTGTTCAGTTGATTCAAGTATTTGTTAATCTCGTGCAGTTTTGATAATACTTGGATCCTTGGTGTTTGCAGGTCCTTGCAGAGTCATCCGGCATTGTACAGGATTGGGTTGTAGATAGGAAACAAAAAAGGGTATATGAAGCCACCAAGGCTGGTGTGCGAAACAGAGGAAAAGAGATATGGGAAGCCAATTGTGCATCAGTTCTGTAAATCACATGCCATGGCTTCTCTCGGCATTCTGGTGGTTCAGTCTCTTTTGTAGTTTGTCAGAgaatgtttttttcttcttccgtATAAGATCGATTAAAGGGGAGCTGGTACATGCCTTTTCTGTTCCTGTTCTATGCTTGGATGGCGGGTGATCGGCTTATGTGATTAAAGTCCCTTAAGCTTTCCTTCCGCACTTGGTTGATAATATGGTTTTGTGATGATTGTGAATGCTGGCGGATCATGTCTCAGATCCGCGAGCAGATGCCATGCAGGAGCTGGTGTGTTTCATCCTGCTGTCTGCCTCCTTCCGGCAGAGTCGTGGTTTGCAGGGAATGGAATCACTTCAGTCAGGATGCTACAATTGCCTCCAAAGAGAAGCCATGGAGCTGCTGGCAATTTGCAGGCCTCCTTTTCAGGTTGGTTGCCATGGAGCGGTGAAACGTGATACCTGGGAAAACTGTGAGGAGATTGCACAGCGAGCATTTGCTTGGCATTGCTGAAATTCGTGCTAACTTGCTTCAAAAGTCACTGGGTATTTTGTGGAAAACTGACCCATGCACTGATGAAATACAAGGTTGCTAGGTTATATTGGAATTTGTGGCAACATGCCTAGAGCCCGCATGGTTACCTGATGCTATTGGAATTGAGTGTTCTTTCACTCTCTGTAGGCTGTAGCAAGGAGGTTGATGGACACCAAGGTCAAATCTGACACTGGCACGGCTGGTCAACGCAGCGCTCCTAATGTTTCTCCACCTCCCCATTGCTAATTGGGTCATCCTTTGCCTAACATAAACTGCATatcaacttttctttttcattctaAATTTGaataatatgataaaaaacCCCTGTTTGCAACAACATAATTTTCTAAATAAATTTGTAAAATATGTTACAAGAGTTTTTTTGGAACTCAACTATAACTATAGAAGGATGAAAGAATGAGCAGATTTATACGATATTTTCTTTTTGAATTTACAAAATCCATAACAGACAAACTTTTCTGAAGTTTCATGTTCTTTCCACGTGTTTGAAGCTGATGCCTTGATCTTCACTTCTTCGTGTTGGATGTCAATCGTTGTCATTAGGACGTATGCTTTTGTCAAATCAAAGAAGCTGAAAAGAATATGGTCTGTTTAATAACTGCTGAATTTTCAAACAAATTAGTTCTCAGTAAAGAACACCACTATCAGGACAAAATAATGCCCGCTTTCAAATGGTCCGTTTCTCATCTCACTTTCAAGTTCTAACTCGGTTCATTCTTCCAGGTTGTCTTGTTATGAGTTATGACAGCATCAAATGATGTGATTCTAGCTATTAGTTTATTTTTTCATAAACGAAAAAGGAAATTTTGGACCTTGGCCCTCCAATTAAAACTCCGCTAGGTATGTCTGATTTGGGTATTAACAAACCCCAAATAGGCAATAGAGGAATGACATCGATACCGCATTTAAAGTTGGCCCTTCAATATGTACTCCCAACTCTATAGCTCAAGGCTGAAAATCAAACCGAGATCCGAGTTCCTGATTGGAAGATTTCTTTCATTATTCTTTTATTATCACCATGTTGATAAACAATAAATTAATCCTAACTTATTCCATGATATTTTGCTGATATGGACCTGACAGTGTCAAGGCTAATTTTAGGATGATATATACGCCCTACCTAGAGTTTAACTTGCACTCATACTGAAGTAGGAGCAGGGTTCACCAaaggtttgaccggttaccggtcaaaccggtccggcccggttccggtttggaccggtatcaaaccggtccaaattcaaaattcaaatttaaattcaaaaaaatgaaaaattctcaaaaaattcctaaaaatacttcaaggtgcgacgaatctaatggtgtcaaattttctcaaaaattcgttcatttagtatagtttgcggggatttgaagttaaacaaaaaaaacgtgcatacaaaagtatacaaatacaatgtaaaagtagtacaaaaaaggattggagggttcatttagactaaaacatgttatacaaacattcatttagtatactttgcgggcatttgaatttaaacaaaaaaagaaaaaaaaattgaatttggccggttactaGTCAAACTGACCGGTAAACTAGTCAAACCGGctggtataccggtctaaccagccggtataccggtacgaaccggttgtactgcgaaatttgaattccaccggtacggaccggtttccggccaaaccggaccggtcgCTGAGTAAAACCCTGAGTAGGAGTACAACCATATATTGATGGGTTCATTTAAACCTGCTTGAATTATTAACATGCGTGGATCACGCCCTCTATtattttgaataaaaaaatcaggATAGCAGAAGCTTTGATGAGCTCCTTCTTGTCAATTTATTCCTTCCTATAACTACAAGGCAGCAAGGCATGCACGATATCTCGCCCGCTTCCATTTGGATTCCAAGCTCTCAACTATCCAGCAGCCATGGCAGGAAGCCGAGATGCTTCGTCCCCTGCTTCCTCCTCTCCGTCTCTCCACGTCGTGGTGTTCCCATGGCTGGCGTTCGGCCACATGATCCCGTTCCTCGAGCTCTCCAAGCGcctggcgcggcgcggccacgccgtCACCTTCGTGTCCACGCCGCGGAACACCGCCAGGCTGAGCGCCGTCCCGCCAGAGCTATCCGCGCGCGTCCGCGTCGCCACGCTGGAGCTGCCGGCGGTCGAGGGGCTGCCGGCCGGCGCCGAGTCGACGGCCGACGTCCCGCCGGAGAAGGTCGGGCTCCTCAAGGCGGCGTTCgacggcctcgccgcgccgttCGCATCCCTTGTCGCCGCTGGccgcaggggcggcgccggcgaggccgccgaCGGGTTCGAGAGGAAGCCCGACTGGATCATACTCGACTTCGCCCAGAGCTGGGTCTTCCCGATCGCCGAGGAGCACAAGGTGAACAACCATGCGATCGAAGTTGTCGAAGCTGCAGCAACTGATTAGCTAGTAGCTGCTCGATCGCCAAAAATCGATTCTTTTCGTTCGTCAATTTTGATTTCTTGTGTGCTCCTGCAACTGCAATGCAAGATCGCGTGCGCCATGTTCCTCATCTTGCCGGCGGCCCTCTTGGCGTACCTCGGCACGAAGCAGGCGAACGAGGCGTGCCCTCGCCGGACGACGGAGGACtacatggcgccgccgccgtgggtgcCCTTCCCCTCCACGCTCACCTACCGCCGCCACGAGGCCGAGGCCATCGCCGCCGGGTTCCGGCCCAACGCCTCCGGCGTCTCCGACATGGACCGCCTCTGGCAGCTGCACCGCCCGTCCTGCCGCCTCGTCATCCACCGCAGCAGCCCGGAGGCCGAGCCGCGGCTGTTCCCGCTCCTGACGGACCTCTTCGCCAAGCCCGTCGtccccgccggcctcctcctccccggcgacgccgcgccgccgggcggcggtggtggccaccACCAGCCGCTCGAGGCGGTCGCGCGGTGGCTGGACGAGCAGCCCCGGAGGTCGGTCGTCTACGTGGCGCTGGGGAGCGAGGCGCCCGTGACGGCGGGCGACATCCGGGAGCTCGCGGCCGGGCTGGAGCTCTCCGGCGCGCGCTTCCTCTGGGCGCTCTGCGCGCCGGgcggcgagcccgccgccgcgctgctccccGGCGGGTTcgagcggcgcgtggccgggcgAGGCGTGGTGGCCGCCGGGTGGGTGCCGCAGGTGCGCGTGCTCGCGCACGCCGCGGTGGGCGCGTTCCTGACGCACTGCGGGTGGGGCTCCACGGTGGAGAGCCTGTTCGGGTTCGGGCACCCGCTGGTGATGCTGCCGTTCGTGGCCGACCAGGGCCTCATCGCGCGGGCCATGGCGGCACGCGGCGTCGGCGTGGAGGTGCCGAGGGACGACGACGGGTCCTTCCGCCGGGACGacgtcgcggcggcggtgcggcgggtggtggcgggggaggagggcgaggagaTGGCGCGCAGGGCCAGGGAGCTGCGGGAGGTCGTCGGGGACAGGGTGAGGCAGGAGCGCTACGTCGACGAGCTGCTGGAGTTGCTGCATCGCTACAAGTGAACCCTGATGAAGTTCGAAAATGGTGTTGTGCATGTGCATTCTTCAATTCTGATCTTTGGACATGCCTGCCGTTCTTTCTCGAGCAAACAAAAATGAGTTGTACTTTTTTTTATCGAACTTTTGCATGACAAAGACGACATGCAAAAATTGGATAAAGAAAACTTATGAAGTTAATTTTTTTGGATGAAAAAGGAGAATAAAATTTGCTAATATCAGGTATTAGTGATCTTTAAATCGGGACAACTAAGTCATAAGAACATTCTAAAATATGCACAAACAAGTGCCAGAATATGAGCTCCACATTAACAGATGTCTTTTGTACACGGAGGCACAACTTAACTGTATCTTGGAATCTCTAAGGAGAAATTCAGTGCAGAACTGCAGACTGACAGAGCCTTGATGAATGTATTATGCCACAATGGAGTTGTAAAAGTACCGCCCGAAGTGCCCATGCAAGTTCGCGGATACTAGTCATCTTCATCATGGAGTCTAAAAATTAAAGGCACAGCTATCGTTAATCATCCTCATTTGCTTCATAGGCACAATTTGCTAGATGTCGCGATCACCCATGcttggccctgtttagttttcaaagaatttcctacagtacccgtcacatcaaatgtttgaacacatacatggagcattaaatgcagttgaaaaataattaattacacagtttaactgattagcacgagatgaatcttttaagcctaattagttcatgattagacatatttgtcaagtaataacaaaatatactacagtaccaaaatcaaaaccttttcaccaactaaacagacCCCCAGCATCACGGGTTGTGCAACGTTTCTGTCTAGACCATTTCCACAGGATACCCCTCACGCGATCCCTCCTTATCATCACACACGGACATTGTAACACCCAAAATTTGAagttgtttgaattcaaatggattTGTTCAAATGgtgtttaaatttgaaaaaaaaacaaaataaaacttttcctctcactccctccctctccagcccagcccaactctccccctctctttcttttcccgCGGCCCAAACAACCTGCACTGGCCCAACCCATCCcacctcctcccttccttctctcACTGACGTgccggacccacctgtcggcgccgtcTTCCACCTCCTGCTGGACCACCCCTGCCCctcgccgcgatccccgcctgTTGCCGTTGGACGCCCCGCGCGCCTCCCCTCTTTCCTCGCGGCATTAATGGCCATAATGGCCCCGCGACGTGCACGCCCTTTCCCAGGCGAGAAACACCGTGGCAATCACCCTGTGATTGCCGGCCACCGAGCTCCACCTCCCCCGCAGCGGCGGACACcccgctcctccctcccttcctctatAAAACCCACGCTGAGCTTCTGCTCCTCCCTTTTCGAACCCCGACATCTCACCCTCGCTCCCCCTCGCTCGCGCAGTGTCGCCGCTGCCATTCCCGACCCCGAGCTAGaactcgacgccgccgccgtcgatccgccgCCTCGTTGTGCCCTGCTCACCACAAACCACCACCGGAGCTCCGCCTTGAGGTGAGCAAGGTAGCCCCCttgtttcctctctctctctctcgcccctTGCACCTGCAATGGCTCGTCGGAGCTCTCAAGCCGCTGCTCGCCATGGCGTGCCACCCCCGGCCACCTTTCCGCTGAACCGACCGCCCCATCATCTTCcccacctcctctctctcccaagCCTAGCCGCGCTCGAAACGGGCCCCAGACGGCCGAGTTCGACCTACTCtggcgacccgccgccgcctccgccggctgccggcgcaaggcgccgcccgccgagccgcccGCGCTGCGAAGCCGAGCCGCTGCCTCCCCGAGCCGCACGACCGAGCCAAGCCGCCGCCCACCTGAGCCATCCCTGAGCCGCCCGACCTGATCCGCGCCGTAGGATCAAGATCCAACGCACCATATCCGTCAGACCCGAGCCGGATCTGAGCCGCCCACcacctttttgcaaaagagcccctgtGGTTTTGAAAATCAACCTGCAGTCCTGTGTACTTCAAAAATAATCTATTCTAGgtccttttctttctgtttTAGAGCCTGTTCGGCTGGTCTAGGCTTGGCTTGGCTTATTACAGTTTATTTTCTGTCACACAATACTATTCAATTTACTAGCCGAGcactattcattctaccagTCGAATAGTCTCTTAGCCCCTGACCTTTCTagtaatagaacccgccgtccagaacCGAGTTTTTGCATGCTAGCCCCTGCGTATAGAGTTTAATTAGGTTTTTAGCCCCTAGTTTCTTTGtagctagcccctggaagtgCAAAACCttcgcaaacaagtccctggtgcactgttttagccatatctatTCACATTTCAACTCCGTTTTAAGCGATTCTTGCACTCACGCGGTCCTTACTTCACGCTCTA
This window contains:
- the LOC120668304 gene encoding serine/threonine protein phosphatase 2A 57 kDa regulatory subunit B' theta isoform-like; translated protein: MMKQIFGRRKASKTADKESVGGRRHAALNQQSGSGVADLSGQQQVLSGTGHAYGSGNRAGFQESRINDALFSSYFRPLPSIKDVPNTEKQNLLIVKLNMCCTLFDFSDPTRNIKEKKIKVETLMEILDYVRTANTKFPEIVVEGITKMISANLFRTLVVPPREKKVLQAFDLEEDEPLMDPAWPHLHIVYELLLNFVQSAETDAKLAKRYVDHSFILRLLELFDSVDLRERDCLKMVLHRIYGKFMVYRPFIRKAINNVFYQFIYETEKHNGIAELLEILGSIINGFALPLKEEHKLFLVRTLIPLHKARCISMYHRQLSYCITQFVEKDGKLVDTIIRGIIKYWPVTNSPKEVLFLGELEEILEATQPSEFQKCMVPVFCQVARCFNSSHFQVAERALFLWNNDRVESLIRQNSKVILPIILPALEKNINGHWNPAVQSLSLNVQKLFSDREPELFAECVLKYEEDKVREEELKLKQVAAWKRLDEIASSKVTSGEAVLVSPPLPRQPSGL
- the LOC120668330 gene encoding putative UDP-rhamnose:rhamnosyltransferase 1; amino-acid sequence: MAGSRDASSPASSSPSLHVVVFPWLAFGHMIPFLELSKRLARRGHAVTFVSTPRNTARLSAVPPELSARVRVATLELPAVEGLPAGAESTADVPPEKVGLLKAAFDGLAAPFASLVAAGRRGGAGEAADGFERKPDWIILDFAQSWVFPIAEEHKIACAMFLILPAALLAYLGTKQANEACPRRTTEDYMAPPPWVPFPSTLTYRRHEAEAIAAGFRPNASGVSDMDRLWQLHRPSCRLVIHRSSPEAEPRLFPLLTDLFAKPVVPAGLLLPGDAAPPGGGGGHHQPLEAVARWLDEQPRRSVVYVALGSEAPVTAGDIRELAAGLELSGARFLWALCAPGGEPAAALLPGGFERRVAGRGVVAAGWVPQVRVLAHAAVGAFLTHCGWGSTVESLFGFGHPLVMLPFVADQGLIARAMAARGVGVEVPRDDDGSFRRDDVAAAVRRVVAGEEGEEMARRARELREVVGDRVRQERYVDELLELLHRYK